The Geobacter sp. AOG2 genome includes a window with the following:
- a CDS encoding STAS domain-containing protein, with translation MEQQFKIEIKNGSTSDTVHFHGNIDSHADSHFEELSKRISKKMVVFDFSSVGRINSMGIALLLRSIKAIKTEKDAQISIQGVNQINAMLFKMTGIYLLAPEAKRS, from the coding sequence ATGGAACAGCAATTCAAGATTGAGATCAAAAACGGCAGCACGAGCGACACGGTTCATTTTCACGGAAACATCGACAGCCATGCCGACAGCCACTTTGAGGAGCTGAGCAAGAGGATATCGAAGAAGATGGTGGTCTTCGACTTCAGTAGCGTGGGGCGCATAAACTCCATGGGTATCGCCCTGCTACTCCGTTCCATCAAGGCGATCAAGACGGAAAAGGACGCACAGATTAGCATTCAGGGCGTCAATCAAATCAATGCCATGCTCTTTAAGATGACGGGTATTTATCTGTTGGCACCCGAGGCAAAGCGGTCATAA
- the meaB gene encoding methylmalonyl Co-A mutase-associated GTPase MeaB — MSLADQVLSGDIRAAARMMRDIDDNRPHAVEELKRLYPHTGKAYIIGITGPPGAGKSTLVDQLTASFRKKGKKVGVVAVDPTSPFTGGAILGDRIRMNRHASDEGVFIRSLATRGALGGLSRSTSDVALVMDALGMEVVIIETVGVGQDEVDIVKTAHTTCVVMVPGLGDDIQAIKAGILEIGDVFVVNKADRDGADRTARELTTMLEMRNAPEGSWNPQVLKTEAQRGAGMDELAGEILAHRDFLFTSGLIANFVRERNQRHFVDILRDGLYRHAMAFMERDGMLERIVDGMGDNTIDPYSAAEDVIARMTGGAAEP; from the coding sequence ATGTCCCTGGCAGATCAGGTCTTGAGCGGCGACATCCGTGCCGCGGCGCGGATGATGCGCGATATCGACGATAACCGCCCCCATGCGGTCGAGGAGTTGAAACGTCTCTACCCCCACACCGGCAAGGCCTACATCATCGGCATCACCGGTCCTCCGGGAGCAGGTAAATCGACTCTGGTGGACCAGTTGACCGCGTCCTTCCGCAAAAAGGGTAAAAAAGTCGGCGTGGTAGCCGTCGACCCCACCAGCCCCTTCACCGGGGGGGCCATTCTGGGGGACCGTATCCGCATGAACCGCCACGCCTCCGACGAGGGGGTTTTCATCCGCAGTCTGGCCACCCGCGGCGCCTTGGGCGGCCTGTCCCGTTCCACCTCCGATGTGGCCCTGGTCATGGATGCCCTGGGGATGGAGGTCGTCATCATCGAAACCGTCGGCGTCGGCCAGGATGAGGTGGATATCGTCAAGACCGCCCACACCACCTGCGTCGTCATGGTGCCGGGGCTGGGTGACGATATTCAAGCCATCAAGGCCGGCATTCTGGAGATAGGCGATGTCTTTGTGGTCAACAAGGCCGACCGCGACGGCGCCGACCGCACTGCCCGGGAATTGACCACCATGTTGGAAATGCGCAACGCCCCGGAGGGGAGCTGGAACCCCCAGGTCCTCAAGACCGAAGCTCAGCGTGGCGCCGGAATGGATGAATTGGCGGGCGAAATCCTGGCCCACCGGGATTTCCTTTTTACCAGTGGCCTGATCGCCAATTTCGTCAGGGAACGCAACCAACGGCATTTTGTGGATATCCTGCGCGACGGCCTCTACCGGCACGCCATGGCGTTCATGGAGCGCGACGGGATGCTGGAGCGGATCGTGGACGGCATGGGCGATAACACCATCGATCCCTATTCGGCGGCCGAGGACGTTATCGCGCGCATGACGGGAGGCGCGGCCGAACCATGA
- the cbiQ gene encoding cobalt ECF transporter T component CbiQ → MRHLSRQDSAGGLAATVDPRIRLLASGVLLALVVSSSGAVFPWAVAAFCLPAALAQGMRPRTLLLRLLHPLFIAAVVLVLKSFMGPGASVELFRLGSFGADLHVGGLRDGLLIASRIMGAVSVAVLLGQVATFTETMAALAWLRVPRALVEVTLFAWRSLFMLYDDAATVYTAQKNRLGYCGLRRGLRSFGTMAGMLVIRAFDNSDAMTTAMTQRGYDGSLPLLRGSRLSLVQVTGLAVFIAVVTAAWSVQNWPR, encoded by the coding sequence ATGAGACACCTGAGCCGACAGGATAGCGCGGGCGGGCTTGCCGCAACTGTCGATCCGCGTATCCGGCTTTTGGCCTCCGGCGTGCTGCTGGCGCTGGTCGTCAGTTCCTCCGGAGCTGTCTTCCCCTGGGCCGTGGCGGCATTCTGTCTGCCGGCAGCCCTGGCGCAGGGCATGAGGCCGCGGACGCTTCTGTTGCGTCTGTTGCATCCCTTGTTCATCGCCGCTGTGGTCCTCGTCCTGAAGTCGTTCATGGGGCCGGGAGCCTCTGTCGAGCTGTTCAGGCTCGGTTCTTTCGGGGCCGACCTTCATGTAGGCGGGTTGCGGGACGGCCTCCTGATCGCCTCCCGCATTATGGGGGCGGTGTCGGTGGCGGTGCTTCTGGGCCAGGTGGCGACCTTTACGGAAACCATGGCGGCCTTGGCGTGGCTGCGGGTTCCCCGCGCCCTGGTGGAGGTAACCCTGTTCGCCTGGCGTTCGTTGTTCATGCTGTACGACGATGCCGCCACGGTCTACACGGCCCAGAAAAACCGTCTCGGTTATTGCGGCCTGCGCCGCGGCCTCCGGTCGTTCGGCACCATGGCCGGCATGCTGGTCATCCGTGCCTTCGACAACAGCGACGCCATGACCACCGCCATGACGCAGCGGGGCTATGACGGCTCGCTGCCGCTCTTGCGAGGATCGCGGCTTAGCCTGGTGCAGGTGACCGGATTGGCGGTTTTCATCGCCGTGGTCACCGCCGCATGGAGCGTACAGAATTGGCCACGATGA
- a CDS encoding energy-coupling factor ABC transporter ATP-binding protein: MTPRLAAQIASFCYPDGTVALNGIHLEVMQGEFCGILGSNGSGKTTLLKILDGIVKEYDGTVLLDGDEIRRLSPREIYGKMGLVFQNPDDQLFAHSVYEDVAFGPRNMGCGEAEVGRRVSEALEAVEMAGLARKDIQNLSYGQKKRVCIAGLLAMGHEILLLDEPTAGLDPMGEHRMMELLTRLNRESGVTIVMATHSVDLVPVFLSRLHVLSRGELVRSGTPEEVFHSPEELANVKLRLPYIAELIHRLRIDDHLPFKRLPLTIGEARREILETMGGQGKP; this comes from the coding sequence ATGACCCCGCGCCTTGCCGCGCAGATAGCCTCATTCTGCTACCCCGACGGCACCGTTGCCCTGAACGGCATCCACCTTGAGGTCATGCAGGGTGAATTTTGCGGCATTTTGGGCTCCAACGGTTCGGGCAAGACCACCCTGCTCAAGATTCTGGATGGCATCGTCAAGGAGTATGACGGTACGGTACTCCTGGACGGGGACGAGATCCGGCGGCTTTCGCCCCGGGAAATCTACGGCAAGATGGGGCTGGTGTTCCAGAACCCGGATGATCAGCTTTTCGCCCACTCGGTGTACGAGGATGTGGCCTTCGGCCCGCGCAACATGGGGTGCGGCGAGGCAGAGGTGGGTCGCAGGGTTTCCGAGGCGCTGGAGGCGGTGGAGATGGCCGGCCTGGCACGCAAGGACATTCAGAACCTGAGCTACGGCCAGAAGAAGCGGGTCTGCATCGCCGGGCTCCTGGCCATGGGGCACGAAATCCTGCTTCTGGACGAGCCGACCGCCGGCCTCGACCCCATGGGCGAGCACCGCATGATGGAACTCTTGACCCGCCTGAACCGGGAATCGGGAGTCACCATTGTGATGGCGACCCATAGTGTGGATCTGGTGCCGGTCTTCTTATCCCGCCTGCATGTCTTGAGCCGGGGAGAACTGGTCCGCAGCGGTACGCCGGAGGAGGTCTTTCATTCCCCGGAGGAGTTGGCGAACGTCAAGCTGCGCCTTCCCTACATAGCCGAGCTTATCCACCGGCTCAGGATCGACGATCATCTTCCCTTCAAGCGCCTTCCCCTGACCATCGGCGAGGCGCGGCGGGAGATCCTGGAGACCATGGGCGGGCAAGGGAAACCATAA
- the rfaE1 gene encoding D-glycero-beta-D-manno-heptose-7-phosphate kinase translates to MDRKSLESLFNRIGAVNCLVMGDLMLDEYLWGKTERISPEAPVQVVDVLREELRLGGAGNVVNSLRALGAQVAVCSAVGQDDNGEALLAALGRQKAGTEAVFRDPARRTSRKTRVVASNQQIVRIDRESRTPLPRDVEEMVCAWITTHAEQFHVILMSDYNKGVLTQRVIDTTIAAALKAAVPVLVDPKGADFARYHGATILTPNRKEAETASGVAIRDVDSLSQAAELIMETAGLEHLLITRSEEGMSLFTRHGAAVHIPTVAREVFDVSGAGDTVLATLAVGMASGLSMAEAAGLANVAAGIAVGKLGTSTVAPAEIINAVALGHSDSESKIKNRDVLPSIIEAEKARGKRIVFTNGCFDLLHAGHVKYLQKARRLGDLLVLGLNSDASVRRLKGSKRPLIGEEERAHILAALDCIDYVVIFDEDTPLELITALKPHILAKGGDYTADGVVGKAVVEAYGGRVELVSFVDGKSTTNIIERVLERYSAG, encoded by the coding sequence GTGGATAGAAAATCACTGGAATCGCTGTTTAACCGCATAGGTGCCGTCAACTGCCTGGTCATGGGAGACCTGATGCTGGATGAATACCTGTGGGGCAAGACCGAGCGCATCTCCCCGGAAGCGCCGGTGCAGGTGGTGGATGTGCTGCGCGAAGAGTTGCGCCTGGGAGGCGCGGGCAATGTGGTGAACAGCCTGCGGGCGCTGGGGGCTCAGGTGGCGGTTTGCTCGGCTGTAGGGCAGGACGATAACGGCGAGGCCCTTCTGGCGGCCCTCGGACGCCAGAAGGCCGGTACGGAAGCCGTGTTTCGCGATCCGGCGCGGCGCACCAGCCGCAAGACACGGGTGGTGGCTTCCAACCAGCAGATAGTACGCATCGACCGGGAATCGCGCACCCCTCTTCCCCGTGACGTGGAAGAAATGGTCTGCGCCTGGATCACTACCCATGCCGAACAGTTTCATGTCATCCTCATGTCCGATTACAACAAAGGGGTGCTGACCCAGCGCGTCATCGACACCACCATCGCCGCGGCCCTCAAGGCAGCCGTTCCCGTACTGGTAGACCCCAAGGGGGCGGACTTCGCCCGCTACCACGGCGCGACCATCCTCACCCCCAACCGCAAGGAGGCCGAGACCGCCTCCGGTGTGGCCATCCGTGACGTGGACTCCCTCTCCCAGGCCGCCGAATTGATCATGGAGACCGCCGGGCTGGAACACCTGCTGATCACCCGCAGCGAGGAAGGGATGTCCCTGTTCACGCGCCACGGCGCGGCGGTTCATATCCCGACCGTAGCCCGGGAGGTGTTCGACGTTTCCGGCGCCGGAGACACGGTCCTGGCAACCCTGGCAGTGGGCATGGCCTCCGGATTGTCCATGGCCGAGGCGGCCGGATTGGCCAACGTGGCAGCCGGCATTGCAGTCGGCAAGCTGGGAACCTCCACGGTCGCGCCGGCCGAGATCATCAATGCCGTGGCACTCGGCCACAGCGACAGCGAGTCCAAGATCAAGAACCGTGACGTGCTGCCCTCCATCATCGAGGCCGAGAAGGCGAGGGGCAAGCGGATCGTCTTTACCAACGGCTGCTTTGACCTGCTGCACGCCGGGCACGTCAAGTACCTCCAGAAGGCCCGCCGCTTGGGGGACCTCCTGGTGCTGGGCCTCAACAGCGACGCCTCGGTGCGCCGACTCAAGGGCTCCAAACGTCCCCTGATCGGTGAAGAGGAACGGGCCCACATCCTTGCGGCGCTGGACTGCATCGATTACGTGGTGATCTTCGACGAGGACACCCCGTTGGAGTTGATTACGGCGCTGAAGCCGCATATCCTGGCAAAGGGAGGCGACTACACCGCCGACGGAGTCGTGGGAAAGGCGGTGGTTGAGGCCTACGGCGGGCGAGTGGAACTGGTGTCGTTCGTGGACGGCAAATCCACCACCAATATCATCGAGCGGGTGCTGGAACGCTATTCCGCGGGCTGA
- a CDS encoding response regulator, whose amino-acid sequence MSQQAVTDRELWILGVQAENGRGQVLTSYLDAGGYKNRLERAENVAAGRPLGIILDISPFSADGWGLLRQLKSDPATRNIPILPVFLSEKGSVGGVFPVAGFFTLPVDDHYLLERLAVYGLTEDAETWDLQALVVSRSGEEKLSKAVESVGFEIVKGYTGKEAMALISIRPKYLAFSTLMLPDMSAFELLEKIRLYPYSHNTPLFVLLKDEMKEGEKKAMAREVANLVSKKQLTCEEFLGYLRRRE is encoded by the coding sequence ATGTCACAACAAGCCGTCACCGATCGGGAACTGTGGATTCTGGGGGTACAAGCGGAAAACGGTCGCGGGCAGGTACTTACGTCATATCTGGATGCCGGCGGTTACAAAAATCGCCTGGAGCGCGCTGAAAATGTGGCCGCCGGACGCCCCCTCGGCATCATCCTGGATATATCCCCTTTTTCCGCCGATGGCTGGGGTCTGCTCCGCCAGCTTAAAAGCGACCCGGCGACCCGTAATATCCCCATACTGCCGGTATTTCTGAGCGAGAAGGGTAGCGTTGGGGGCGTGTTCCCGGTGGCCGGTTTCTTTACCCTGCCGGTGGATGACCACTATCTTTTGGAACGGCTGGCGGTGTACGGCCTGACCGAGGATGCCGAAACGTGGGACCTGCAGGCGCTGGTGGTGTCCCGCTCGGGAGAGGAAAAACTGTCCAAGGCCGTGGAATCGGTGGGATTCGAGATCGTCAAGGGGTATACCGGCAAGGAAGCCATGGCGTTGATCTCCATCAGGCCCAAGTACCTGGCCTTCAGCACGCTGATGCTGCCCGACATGTCGGCCTTCGAGCTTTTGGAAAAGATTCGCCTCTACCCCTACAGCCACAATACACCGCTGTTCGTGCTGCTCAAGGACGAGATGAAGGAGGGGGAAAAGAAGGCCATGGCGCGGGAAGTGGCCAATCTGGTTTCCAAGAAACAGCTCACTTGCGAGGAGTTTCTGGGGTATCTGCGCCGGCGGGAGTAG
- a CDS encoding peptidylprolyl isomerase: MRRNTFVLLLACLLLLPAGAHAKVVDAIAAIVNDEIITLYEVTREAQPALSDAERKSPLPLDDATRSKIRHTVLDQLIEKKLVEQKVRELNIKIGDDEIRQAIEDVKKQNKIQTQQALEAALAGQGLTFDQYRAQLQEQLERLRLVSMEVRSKIQVGESEMREYYEANLAKYTEEESFRARHIFFRISDKAPAEEIKRAMTTALMVLAEAKSGKDFAELAKSYSEDPAARKDGGDLGVFKKGDMQPELQQAILAMKPGDVSELISTPVGFHIIKLEELIKGKVKPFESVKAEIEDAIYRKKSEERFSQWSKELRSKASVEIKDLKGLL, translated from the coding sequence ATGAGACGAAACACGTTTGTCCTGCTGTTAGCCTGCCTGCTCCTGCTGCCCGCCGGTGCCCATGCCAAGGTAGTCGACGCCATTGCCGCCATAGTCAACGACGAGATCATCACCCTGTACGAGGTCACGCGCGAAGCCCAGCCTGCTCTGAGCGACGCGGAGCGAAAATCTCCCCTGCCCCTGGACGACGCAACCCGCAGCAAGATTCGCCATACCGTCCTGGACCAACTGATCGAGAAAAAACTGGTGGAGCAGAAAGTCCGCGAGCTGAACATAAAGATCGGCGATGACGAGATCCGCCAAGCCATCGAGGACGTGAAAAAGCAGAACAAGATCCAAACCCAGCAGGCGCTGGAGGCCGCTCTGGCCGGTCAGGGACTCACCTTCGACCAATACCGGGCCCAGTTGCAGGAACAGTTGGAGCGGCTCAGGCTGGTCAGCATGGAAGTCCGCTCCAAGATCCAGGTGGGGGAGTCGGAGATGCGAGAGTACTACGAGGCCAATCTGGCCAAGTACACGGAGGAGGAAAGCTTCCGTGCCCGGCACATTTTTTTCCGTATCAGCGACAAGGCCCCGGCCGAGGAGATCAAGCGCGCCATGACCACCGCCCTGATGGTGTTAGCCGAGGCCAAAAGCGGCAAGGATTTCGCCGAACTGGCCAAGAGCTATTCGGAAGACCCGGCGGCCCGCAAGGACGGCGGAGACCTGGGGGTATTCAAGAAAGGCGACATGCAGCCTGAGTTGCAACAGGCCATCCTGGCCATGAAGCCGGGCGATGTCAGCGAATTGATTTCCACCCCGGTCGGCTTCCACATCATCAAGCTGGAGGAGTTGATCAAGGGAAAAGTGAAGCCGTTCGAGAGCGTCAAGGCCGAGATCGAGGACGCGATCTACCGCAAGAAATCCGAAGAACGCTTCAGCCAGTGGTCAAAGGAGTTGCGCAGCAAGGCCAGCGTGGAGATCAAGGACCTGAAGGGGCTTTTGTAG
- a CDS encoding peptidylprolyl isomerase, with protein sequence MKAIASAKIITSALCITALFGCQKGPSGSTPETKKEGQVVAEVNGTTITTADFNRELKNLPEYLKSMAATPQGRKEMMDTMVIRELILQQAAKDGVDKSPEIADKLEDLKKRLIVEAFLKKKVETDAKVSDDDLKKFYEQNKDKFKTGDQIRASHILVKTEKEAKDILAQLKAGGKFEELAKKNSVDSSAAQGGDLGWFGKGSMVPAFEKAAMALKEGQISDVVKSDFGYHIIKLTGKRPAGIRPFEEVKDQIKAAIMPSKQQEIFQKIKEELKKGAKISIKEDVLNSIGGAKGESKPDAAPAAPAAPAAPEKK encoded by the coding sequence GTGAAAGCCATCGCCAGTGCAAAGATCATCACCTCCGCCCTCTGTATAACAGCCCTTTTCGGCTGCCAGAAGGGGCCATCAGGGTCAACGCCGGAAACCAAGAAAGAAGGCCAGGTAGTGGCCGAGGTCAACGGCACCACCATCACCACCGCCGATTTCAACCGCGAGTTGAAGAACCTGCCCGAATACCTCAAAAGCATGGCCGCCACGCCCCAGGGGCGCAAGGAAATGATGGATACCATGGTTATCCGCGAACTGATCCTGCAGCAGGCGGCCAAGGATGGCGTTGACAAGAGCCCGGAGATTGCCGATAAGCTGGAAGACCTCAAGAAGCGCTTGATTGTAGAAGCGTTTCTGAAGAAAAAAGTCGAAACCGATGCCAAGGTTTCCGACGACGACCTGAAAAAATTCTATGAGCAGAACAAGGACAAATTCAAGACCGGCGACCAGATCAGGGCCAGTCACATCCTGGTGAAGACCGAAAAGGAAGCCAAGGACATCCTGGCCCAGCTTAAGGCCGGAGGAAAATTCGAAGAACTGGCAAAGAAAAACTCTGTTGACTCTTCCGCCGCGCAGGGTGGAGATCTGGGGTGGTTCGGCAAAGGTTCCATGGTGCCCGCTTTCGAAAAGGCCGCCATGGCGCTTAAGGAAGGCCAGATTTCCGACGTGGTCAAATCCGACTTCGGCTATCATATCATCAAGCTGACCGGCAAACGCCCCGCCGGCATCCGCCCGTTTGAAGAGGTAAAGGACCAGATCAAGGCCGCCATCATGCCGAGCAAACAGCAGGAGATATTCCAGAAGATCAAGGAAGAGCTCAAAAAAGGCGCCAAGATCAGTATCAAGGAAGACGTCCTGAACAGCATCGGCGGCGCCAAGGGCGAAAGCAAACCTGACGCAGCTCCGGCGGCGCCTGCCGCTCCGGCCGCACCCGAAAAAAAGTAG
- a CDS encoding bifunctional diguanylate cyclase/phosphodiesterase produces MKKISSSSITLRRFIVISSLTVSCITFLIVLAVSSLIYKKQLESSLTRLSASISQQIFNSLYQGMEQGWARTDIDRFLNQFRRTFPDTFNADIFRSETINRQYGTTMTEIADNEVQRVFSEGVPRYRRDGDRVDQYYPFKAEEKCRTCHLTARTGEVLGVVRVGEDYRVMRQKARSTILIIFALLSPFPLGMSFLVAGYVNRRIGGAVQILSTKVHTVHNVTDLASLELENQHVGFSELDSIFSAFSKIVERIRNVAVGKEMLEFEIQVLERFIITSESIKDWKERVTYLLTEVSKLMQVYIMFCIFQVDDEIFDIEIFWIDPPTDEAKNIMEEIIRSRIGEERFRIDMPASIKMVHNVVNSQGTPLQLNRPEIELQTKSLVLKVPQIGGVVGIGFQSKMAIDPIRSLVIDSILTTMLNVVGSIKAIYKYTKDLEYYATRDPLTNLYNQRVFWELLGYEVGRAERHNYNFGLLLIDLDNFKYVNDTHGHLFGDKFLTKAGAVIHDCLRKGDILARYGGDEFTVVVVEADQEQVYMVAKRIRESLEKMTVVSSDGITVSGTASVGMAVFPVHANSEKDLFIFADTMAYKAKSAGKNRLFVPTEDDVIEAFKKSGEISRMLVKAVDEKKIIPYFQPIVAASDGSVNCHEVLCRIEIGGEILPAAEFIEIAETLGIISRLDYVLMEKVFQKVQAEQYTGMLFINLSPKSLILSEFIPTLIRLTHSYGIDREKIVFELTERETVKNMTLLERFVEELKLEGFKFAIDDFGSGFSSFQYIRRLPLDFVKIEGIFIRNMLNDPKDMAFVKTLAVLAKEFGIKSVAEYIESEELLVAVREMGIDFAQGYHTGMPTPGFAEPAGMV; encoded by the coding sequence ATGAAAAAAATCAGTTCCAGCTCCATAACACTTAGACGCTTTATCGTTATTTCCAGCCTGACCGTGTCCTGCATCACCTTCCTGATTGTCCTGGCAGTCAGTTCCCTTATTTACAAAAAGCAACTCGAAAGCTCACTGACGCGCCTTTCCGCCTCCATCTCCCAACAGATATTCAACTCGCTGTACCAGGGCATGGAACAAGGCTGGGCACGTACCGATATCGACAGATTCCTCAACCAGTTCCGCCGGACCTTCCCCGACACCTTCAACGCCGACATCTTCCGCAGCGAGACCATCAACCGCCAGTACGGCACCACCATGACCGAGATCGCGGATAATGAGGTGCAGCGGGTATTTTCCGAAGGCGTGCCCCGCTACCGGCGGGACGGCGACCGGGTCGATCAGTATTATCCCTTCAAGGCCGAGGAAAAATGCCGAACCTGCCACCTGACCGCCCGCACCGGTGAAGTCCTGGGTGTGGTGAGAGTCGGCGAGGATTACCGCGTCATGAGGCAGAAGGCCCGTAGCACTATCCTCATTATCTTCGCGCTACTCTCGCCATTTCCTCTGGGCATGTCCTTCCTGGTCGCCGGTTACGTCAACCGGCGCATTGGGGGAGCGGTGCAGATACTCAGCACCAAGGTGCATACGGTCCACAACGTAACCGACCTCGCCTCTCTGGAACTGGAAAACCAGCACGTCGGTTTTTCCGAGTTGGACAGCATCTTCAGTGCATTCAGCAAGATCGTGGAACGGATACGAAACGTTGCCGTGGGTAAGGAAATGCTGGAGTTCGAGATCCAGGTACTGGAACGCTTCATCATCACCTCCGAATCGATCAAGGATTGGAAGGAGCGGGTCACGTACCTGCTGACCGAGGTCAGCAAACTTATGCAGGTCTATATCATGTTCTGCATTTTCCAGGTGGATGACGAAATCTTCGATATTGAGATCTTCTGGATAGATCCCCCCACCGATGAAGCGAAGAATATCATGGAGGAGATCATCCGCAGCAGGATCGGAGAAGAGCGCTTCCGAATCGACATGCCAGCCTCGATCAAGATGGTCCATAACGTCGTCAACAGCCAAGGCACGCCTCTTCAACTCAACCGCCCCGAGATCGAATTGCAAACCAAATCCCTGGTCCTCAAGGTGCCTCAGATCGGTGGTGTGGTCGGCATCGGCTTCCAGTCGAAGATGGCCATCGACCCGATCCGGTCCCTGGTCATCGACAGCATCCTCACCACCATGCTCAACGTAGTCGGCTCCATCAAGGCCATCTACAAGTACACCAAAGACCTTGAATACTATGCCACTCGCGATCCTCTGACCAACCTCTACAATCAGCGTGTATTCTGGGAACTGCTCGGATACGAGGTGGGGCGCGCCGAACGGCACAACTACAACTTCGGCCTGCTGTTGATCGACCTGGACAATTTCAAATACGTCAACGATACCCACGGTCATCTCTTTGGCGACAAGTTCCTGACCAAAGCCGGCGCCGTCATCCACGACTGCCTGCGCAAGGGGGATATTCTGGCACGCTACGGCGGCGATGAGTTCACCGTCGTGGTTGTGGAGGCCGATCAGGAACAGGTCTACATGGTGGCGAAACGGATTCGGGAGTCCCTGGAGAAAATGACGGTCGTCTCCTCGGACGGCATAACGGTCAGTGGGACCGCCTCTGTCGGCATGGCGGTCTTTCCGGTCCACGCCAACAGCGAGAAAGACCTGTTCATCTTCGCCGACACCATGGCCTACAAGGCCAAGAGCGCGGGAAAAAACCGCCTGTTCGTCCCGACGGAGGACGATGTGATCGAGGCCTTCAAAAAGAGCGGAGAAATTTCCCGAATGCTCGTCAAGGCGGTGGACGAAAAAAAGATCATTCCGTATTTTCAGCCAATCGTCGCCGCATCCGACGGCAGCGTAAACTGCCACGAGGTACTCTGTCGAATCGAGATCGGGGGCGAGATCCTTCCTGCGGCCGAGTTCATCGAGATAGCCGAAACCCTCGGCATCATCAGCCGGTTGGACTATGTGCTCATGGAAAAGGTCTTCCAGAAGGTTCAGGCGGAACAATACACGGGGATGCTCTTCATCAACCTTTCGCCCAAGTCGCTCATCCTCAGCGAATTCATCCCTACCCTCATCAGGCTGACCCATTCTTACGGAATCGACCGGGAAAAAATAGTATTCGAACTGACGGAACGGGAGACCGTCAAGAACATGACCCTGTTGGAGCGCTTCGTAGAAGAGCTTAAACTGGAAGGCTTCAAGTTTGCCATCGATGATTTCGGTTCAGGATTCTCCTCATTCCAGTACATCCGGCGTCTGCCCCTCGATTTTGTCAAAATAGAGGGAATCTTCATCCGCAATATGCTTAACGACCCTAAGGATATGGCATTCGTCAAGACACTCGCCGTACTGGCGAAGGAGTTCGGCATCAAATCGGTCGCGGAATACATCGAAAGCGAAGAGTTGCTCGTGGCGGTGCGCGAGATGGGGATCGACTTCGCCCAGGGATACCATACCGGCATGCCGACGCCGGGCTTCGCGGAACCGGCCGGGATGGTGTGA